One genomic region from Ptychodera flava strain L36383 chromosome 14, AS_Pfla_20210202, whole genome shotgun sequence encodes:
- the LOC139150630 gene encoding ribonuclease P protein subunit p20-like produces MADSSGRHEKAVIPQIDQNEYILRKRLPRRLPKRKNDVYVNRRTNFGAQLERCQKLLDAGFEELFIHGLGAAINRAINLALQLKTRGMGSIEVSVSTSSVELIDDLEPNNDDSEADVQIRTNSAVHIRVYKVPLS; encoded by the coding sequence ATGGCTGACAGCAGCGGTAGACACGAGAAAGCCGTAATTCCACAGATCGACCAAAATGAATACATTCTACGGAAACGATTACCAAGAAGACTGCCAAAAAGGAAGAACGACGTATATGTTAACAGGAGGACTAACTTTGGCGCCCAACTAGAGCGATGTCAGAAACTGCTCGATGCGGGTTTCGAGGAACTTTTCATCCACGGACTCGGCGCAGCCATCAATCGGGCGATAAATCTGGCTCTTCAACTGAAAACCCGTGGAATGGGGTCCATAGAGGTGTCTGTCAGTACGTCAAGTGTAGAACTCATAGACGACCTTGAGCCAAACAATGATGATTCAGAAGCAGACGTCCAAATTCGGACAAATTCTGCCGTTCACATCCGGGTATACAAAGTACCGTTATCATGA
- the LOC139149701 gene encoding putative N-acetylated-alpha-linked acidic dipeptidase produces the protein MPSSDRYSLIGGKHRKIKISALVVLLLAVGIGIGILLGYLIAFSIHYEPEPSCGSPCQDADPTVSSKLMASMEATNIRGFLSDLSSKPHLAGTPEDFETAEYIQQKWLDQGLDSATIYPYHVLLSYPDDTKPNKVQILNDDGSDNYTCVDMEENLRPEDQNPNIVKHFNAYSAIGMAQGDLVYVNYARVEDFDYLATEQPTLNLTGKIFIAKFGKIFRGNKALNSQERGATGLILYSDPADYGSDDPTAKVYPDGWWLPGTGAQRGNLHVSDYKGDPLTPGYPSNDYMSRIDMEDTYLPDIPVQPIGYDDALAFLRELDGPDAPSNWQGGLGITYKLGPGFTSRGRKVKMDVHTTRERKWTYNIVGFIRGAIEPDRYVIVGNHHDAWVYGSVDPSSGTAAMLEISSAFGKLVKSEEWRPRRSILFCAWGAEEYGLIGSTEWVEDFAKNLGARSVAYLNIDQAVNGDWYMRAKSSPLLYQAIFNAAKKVTDPSDADKTVYEVMVERNGDYDNPEIPYVSNLGSGSDFAPFMYRIGVPGLDLRYTYDRSLGISSYPLYHTAFETFYVMDQFIDPDFNYHLAASRVMAEITRDLSDALVIPFNCQDYADRLKYAVDSLKTSYQQDMADNSINFESLDSAVENFTASAQELYERTGEVDRENPLAVRSINDQLMGIERAFIDPLGLPSRPFLRHIIYSPSSTNYYASASFPGIVDAMFKIDEDPNQDERWKLVAEQMSVAAFTIQSAASTMKDYQL, from the exons ATGCCATCGTCGGACAGGTATTCGTTGATCGGCGGCAAACACCGTAAGATCAAAATTTCAGCCCTTGTCGTCCTTCTCCTAGCTGTCGGCATCGGCATAGGAATTCTGTTGGGGTATCTTATAGCGTTCTCCATACACTATGAACCAGAGCCGTCTTGTGGAAGTCCCTGTCAAGATGCTGACCCGACCGTGTCAAGCAAACTCATGGCGTCCATGGAAGCCACAAATATTAGAGGTTTTTTGAG TGATCTGTCGAGCAAACCTCACCTTGCGGGCACACCAGAAGACTTTGAAACGGCCGAGTACATCCAACAGAAATGGCTAGACCAAGGCTTAGACTCAGCTACAATATACCCGTACCATGTCCTGCTATCCTATCCAGACGACACAAAACCAAATAAG GTTCAGATACTCAACGATGATGGCAGTGATAACTATACCTGTGTTGACATGGAGGAAAACCTCAGACCGGAAGATCAAAATCCGAACATCGTGAAACATTTTAACGCGTATTCAGCCATCGGAATGGCACAG GGGGATCTGGTATATGTGAACTACGCCCGTGTTGAAGACTTCGATTATCTGGCCACAGAACAGCCGACCTTGAATCTGACGGGAAAGATCTTCATcgccaaatttggtaaaattttcagaGGGAACAAG GCACTGAACTCTCAAGAAAGAGGGGCGACCGGGTTGATACTGTATTCCGATCCCGCCGACTACGGTAGTGACGACCCTACGGCTAAAGTCTACCCAGATGGTTGGTGGTTGCCGGGTACTGGCGCACAGCGTGGAAACTTGCATGTTAGTGACTACAAAGGGGACCCTTTGACACCAGGATATCCTTCAAACG ATTACATGTCACGTATAGACATGGAAGACACCTACCTACCTGATATTCCTGTTCAGCCAATCGGATACGACGACGCACTTGCATTCCTAAG AGAATTGGATGGTCCTGATGCCCCAAGCAACTGGCAAGGTGGACTGGGAATCACCTATAAACTCGGACCAGGCTTCACTAGCAGGGGAAG AAAAGTCAAGATGGACGTACACACAACTAGAGAAAGGAAGTGGACTTACAACATCGTAGGATTTATCCGTGGTGCTATCGAACCAG ATCGATACGTGATAGTTGGAAATCACCACGATGCGTGGGTCTACGGATCTGTCGATCCTTCCAGCGGAACTGCAGCTATGCTGGAAATCAGTAGCGCTTTCGGCAAACTTGTCAAGTCTGAAG AATGGCGCCCTCGACGTTCTATATTGTTCTGTGCATGGGGAGCCGAGGAATATGGTTTGATTGGCTCCACAGAATGGGTTGAG GACTTTGCCAAGAACCTAGGCGCTCGTAGTGTCGCATATCTGAACATAGACCAAGCGGTCAATGGTGACTGGTATATGCGGGCAAAGTCTTCCCCTCTTCTCTACCAGGCAATCTTTAATGCAGCGAAAAAG GTGACTGACCCAAGCGACGCAGACAAAACTGTTTACGAAGTGATGGTTGAAAGAAATGGTGACTATGATAATCCAGAGATACCATA TGTGAGTAACCTTGGTTCCGGAAGTGATTTCGCACCGTTTATGTATCGCATCGGCGTGCCTGGTCTGGACCTCAGATACACATATGACCGG TCGCTGGGCATATCCAGCTATCCTCTGTACCACACCGCCTTTGAGACCTTTTACGTCATGGACCAGTTCATTGATCCCGACTTCAACTATCATCTCGCTGCGTCTCGTGTCATGGCCGAAATCACGCGAGATCTCTCTGATGCCTTGGTTATCCCGTTCAACTGCCAGGACTATGCGGACAGACTGAAATACGCTGTGGATAGCCTGAAGACTTCCTACCAACAAGACATGGCGGACAATTCGATTAATTTTG agtcTCTGGATTCTGCTGTGGAAAACTTCACCGCCAGTGCGCAGGAACTATACGAAAGAACTGGCGAAGTAGACAGGGAAAA TCCGTTAGCGGTAAGGTCTATCAATGATCAGTTGATGGGAATTGAGAGGGCGTTTATTGATCCACTGGGACTGCCAAGTCGCCCCTTCTTAAG ACACATCATCTACTCTCCAAGCAGCACCAACTACTACGCCAGCGCATCTTTCCCGGGCATCGTGGATGCCATGTTCAAAATCGATGAAGATCCGAACCAAGACGAGAGATGGAAACTGGTTGCTGAACAAATGTCGGTGGCCGCTTTCACCATCCAGTCTGCAGCTTCCACGATGAAAGATTACCAGTTATAG